Genomic DNA from Haloplanus sp. HW8-1:
CTGCCCCGCGCTCGACCTGTTCGACGCCCACGACGTCCTCACCGTCGTCGACGCCGTCTCGTCGCTCGGTGGCGTTCCGGTTCCGACCGACCGCATCGACATCGCGCTCGGCGCGTCACAGAAGTGTTTCAGCGCACCACCGGGACTCGCGGTCTGTGCCGTCAGCGACGACGCGTGGGACCGCATCGAAGCCCGTGACCCCGACTCGCTGTACACCAACCTGCTTCCGTGGCACGACGCCGAACAGCCCTACCCCTACACCCACCTCTCGACGCTCGTCGTCGCGCTGGAGGCGGCGCTGGATCGGCTGCTGGAGGAGGGACTCGACGCCGTCTACGACCGCCACCGTGAGGCCGCCCGCGTCTGTCGGAAGCGGGCGCGCGAACTCGGTCTGGCACCCTACCCCCGTCCCGAGCGGAGTTCGCCGACGGTCACCGCCCTCTCGGTGCCGGGCCGGGCGACCGACCTGCAGGAGCGCCTGCATCGTGAGCACGACGTGACGCTCTCGACCGGGCTCGGCGGTCTAGAGGACGACGTGCTCCGTGTCGGCCACATGGGGTACAACGCCGACGTCGAGAAGGTCGAACGGACCATGGACGCGCTGGCGGCGACGCTCTAGTCGACGCCACGCTCGGTCACGCGGATCCCCTTCTCCGCGAGGTGGCGCATCTGTCGTTGGGCGAAGTCCTCCTCGCTCGTCCCCCGGGTCGCCAGCACGTACACCGTGGCGCTCCCCGCGGGACGCATCGTCCGACCGGCACGCTGGGCGCCCTGGCGACGCGACCCGCCCAGTCCCGAGGCGACGACGGCGAGTTCCGCGTTCGGGAGGTCGATTCCCTCGTCGCCGACGCGGGAGACGACGAGCGTCCGGCGCTCGCCCTCGCGGAACTCGCGGAACAGGCGGTCGCGCTCGTGGTGGGGTGTCTCGCCGCTCACGAACGGGGCGTCGACGGCCTCGGCGATGGCCCGTCCGTGGTCCAGCCAGTCGACGAACACCAGCGCCTTGGCGGTGGGGTGCTCGGCGAGCAGATGCCGGACCTCGTCGACCTTCGCCGGATTCTCCGCCGCGATCCGGTGTTTCGCGCGCCGCTCCGCGCTCGCGTACGCGTTTCGATCCTCGTCGGTCGCCCAAGGCAGATACCGGATCTCCACTTCGGGCTCCTGAACGTAGCCCGCGTCGAAGAGCGCGTCCCAGTCGGTGCCGATCGGCGGCCCGACGAGCGTGTAGATGTCCGTCTCGCGGTCGTCCTCCCGAACGGGCGTCGCGGAGAGGCCGAGACGGTGCTTGCTCTGGAGGTCTGCACTCCGGCGGTACACCTCGCTGGGGATGTGGTGGACCTCGTCGTAGACGATCAGCCCCCACTCCCGACGGTCGAACAGCGACCGGTGGCGGTCCATCCCCGCGATCTGATAGGTGGCGATTGTAACGGGCCGTATCTCCTTCTCGCCGCCGTGGTACTCGCCGACGTTTTCGGGGTCGAGGGTCGTGTGTTCGAGGAGTTCAGCCCGCCACTGACCCGCGAGTTCGCGGCTCGGAACGAGGATCAGCGTCTCGCCGCCGACCGCCGCGAGCGCACCGATGGCGGCGACCGTCTTCCCGCTCCCCGAGGGACCGACGAACACGCCCGCTCGCTGGTCGAGGAAGCGATCCCTCCAGTCGCGCTGGTAGTCCCGCAGCGAGGTCGTCAGTTCCACGTCGAGGGGATCGCCGGTTTCGAGGTCGCGGTCGTCGACGACGGGGTAGCCCGCCTCGTAGAGGATTCGCTTGATCGCCGCCTCGCTCCCCTCGACGACCCAGCTCTCCGTGTCCGAGATCGGTGCGTGGAGGTGGTCCTCGTCGAGTTTCTGTCTGGCGACGTTTCCCATCAAGCTCTCGCTCGCCGCCTCCAGTACGGTGTAGCCGTCCTCGTGCGTCCGGAGCGTGAACTGCTCGGCGCGGGTCCACTGGCGTTCGATCCACTCCTCCAGGTGCGGGGAGCGCCGGGGCAGTACCGACCGGAGGGTGTCCCGGAACCCCTCGAACTCGTCGAACGGTGCCGCCCACACGTCCTCCCGACGGATCCGATAGAGGTAGCCCTTCGTCCCCGAGGTGTCGACCAGGTGCGCGACGCGGGAGAGCTGTGCGCGGGTGTACTGGGTCGGCTGGTCCACGACGAGTTCGCGCCGTTCGGGAAAGAGGATCACGCGCTCGCGGTCGGCGAGGCGCCCCCACTCGGTCGGATACCAGACCACCGGATCGGCGCCCACATCCAGCCGTTCGACGTCGCCGCCGGCGGCCAACCGGTCGAGCGCCGCGCCCGCGGCCGCCTGCGAACAGCCGAGTCGGCGGGCAACTTGTTGGGCGGTGGCGACGGGTCGTCCCTCGTCCTGTAACGCGTCGAGAAACGACTCCAGTGTGACGGCGTCGGCCTCGTCCGTCGGCGTCTCGGTCATCGGCCGCCGTAGGGGCCCGACGGAGAAACGCGTTGTGACCCGGCGGACGGCCGTCGCTGTCGATGGGGCGGGTCGGGGCGGTGGTCCGTGACGCGACCTACCCCAGGAGGCCGAGGTCGTCGATCCGGTCGACGATCACCTCGACCGCCTCGGCGGCGTCGACGGTGCGTTTCCCTCCCGTGATGACGATCTTGCCGCTCCCGAAGAGCAGGATCACCACGTCGGGGTCGTCCATCCGGTAGACCAGTCCCGGGAACTGCTCGGGTTCGTACTCCACATCCTCCAGGCCCAGACCGATGGCCAGGGCGTTGAGATTGAGCGTGTGTCCCAGA
This window encodes:
- a CDS encoding pyridoxal-phosphate-dependent aminotransferase family protein — protein: MLMTPGPTALPPSVREAASEELLNPDVDPAFADRYDGLRDTLARAYGTDDEVVVLGGEGILGLEAAIASTVAPGDRVLCLSNGPYGDGFADFVESYGGEATLVGADYDDPLPLDALERTLDDGEFDLATMVHCETPTGTLNDLCPALDLFDAHDVLTVVDAVSSLGGVPVPTDRIDIALGASQKCFSAPPGLAVCAVSDDAWDRIEARDPDSLYTNLLPWHDAEQPYPYTHLSTLVVALEAALDRLLEEGLDAVYDRHREAARVCRKRARELGLAPYPRPERSSPTVTALSVPGRATDLQERLHREHDVTLSTGLGGLEDDVLRVGHMGYNADVEKVERTMDALAATL
- a CDS encoding DEAD/DEAH box helicase, which codes for MTETPTDEADAVTLESFLDALQDEGRPVATAQQVARRLGCSQAAAGAALDRLAAGGDVERLDVGADPVVWYPTEWGRLADRERVILFPERRELVVDQPTQYTRAQLSRVAHLVDTSGTKGYLYRIRREDVWAAPFDEFEGFRDTLRSVLPRRSPHLEEWIERQWTRAEQFTLRTHEDGYTVLEAASESLMGNVARQKLDEDHLHAPISDTESWVVEGSEAAIKRILYEAGYPVVDDRDLETGDPLDVELTTSLRDYQRDWRDRFLDQRAGVFVGPSGSGKTVAAIGALAAVGGETLILVPSRELAGQWRAELLEHTTLDPENVGEYHGGEKEIRPVTIATYQIAGMDRHRSLFDRREWGLIVYDEVHHIPSEVYRRSADLQSKHRLGLSATPVREDDRETDIYTLVGPPIGTDWDALFDAGYVQEPEVEIRYLPWATDEDRNAYASAERRAKHRIAAENPAKVDEVRHLLAEHPTAKALVFVDWLDHGRAIAEAVDAPFVSGETPHHERDRLFREFREGERRTLVVSRVGDEGIDLPNAELAVVASGLGGSRRQGAQRAGRTMRPAGSATVYVLATRGTSEEDFAQRQMRHLAEKGIRVTERGVD